One region of Vallicoccus soli genomic DNA includes:
- a CDS encoding mannosyltransferase family protein translates to MALRPGERRALALWAWTRVAVLVAAGAGAYLTAREDVLAGPLERWERWDVVHFEAVARGGYDQEGPTPYAAFFPALPLLLRALGALGLDLTAAGLLVSLVAGAVAVVALVRLVEEAGGAHPDGTGERAVLLLLASPCAVFLAAGYTEALFLALALPAWLAAHRGRWWAAGLLAGAAGLVRVTGLFLAAALVVQWLVQRGRRPPGRADLPDLAALGTAFVPPLLFMAHLRLVTGDWLAWVHAQQDGWYRRLTDPVEAWRTTWDAAFDDGPRPVAELLTFRAELVAVVVGVVLLAVLLRRRAWGEATYVGLQVAAFSTSTWFFSVPRATLLWWPLWVLLAAWTLRRPWALRAYLVLSVPLAVLWVTTFTTGRWAG, encoded by the coding sequence GTGGCGCTGCGCCCGGGCGAGCGGCGCGCCCTCGCGCTGTGGGCCTGGACCCGCGTCGCGGTCCTCGTGGCCGCGGGGGCGGGGGCGTACCTCACCGCCCGCGAGGACGTGCTCGCCGGGCCGCTGGAGCGGTGGGAGCGCTGGGACGTCGTGCACTTCGAGGCCGTCGCGCGCGGCGGCTACGACCAGGAGGGGCCGACCCCGTACGCCGCCTTCTTCCCGGCCCTGCCGCTGCTGCTGCGGGCCCTGGGCGCGCTGGGGCTCGACCTCACCGCGGCGGGGCTGCTCGTGTCGCTCGTCGCCGGGGCGGTGGCGGTGGTGGCCCTCGTGCGGCTCGTGGAGGAGGCGGGTGGCGCGCACCCGGACGGCACCGGCGAGCGCGCCGTGCTGCTCCTGCTCGCCTCGCCCTGCGCGGTGTTCCTGGCCGCCGGCTACACCGAGGCGCTGTTCCTCGCCCTCGCCCTGCCCGCCTGGCTCGCCGCGCACCGCGGGCGGTGGTGGGCCGCGGGCCTGCTCGCCGGGGCCGCGGGCCTGGTCCGGGTCACCGGGCTCTTCCTGGCCGCCGCCCTCGTCGTGCAGTGGCTCGTGCAGCGCGGGCGGCGCCCCCCCGGGCGCGCGGACCTGCCGGACCTCGCCGCGCTGGGCACCGCGTTCGTGCCGCCGCTGCTCTTCATGGCCCACCTGCGCCTGGTCACCGGCGACTGGCTGGCGTGGGTGCACGCGCAGCAGGACGGGTGGTACCGCCGCCTCACCGACCCGGTCGAGGCGTGGCGCACCACGTGGGACGCGGCGTTCGACGACGGCCCGCGGCCCGTGGCCGAGCTGCTGACCTTCCGCGCCGAGCTCGTCGCGGTCGTCGTCGGCGTCGTGCTGCTGGCGGTGCTGCTGCGGCGCCGGGCGTGGGGGGAGGCGACGTACGTCGGCCTGCAGGTCGCGGCGTTCTCGACCTCGACGTGGTTCTTCTCCGTGCCGCGGGCGACGCTGCTGTGGTGGCCGCTGTGGGTGCTGCTGGCCGCCTGGACGCTGCGCCGGCCGTGGGCGCTGCGCGCCTACCTCGTGCTCAGCGTGCCGCTCGCCGTGCTGTGGGTCACGACGTTCACGACCGGGCGCTGGGCGGGCTGA
- a CDS encoding MFS transporter — MSFAGDLRDVLRGRDFRRLYATRLSSQFADGVLQVALASLFFFSPERQTTAGGIAAAFTVLLLPYSLVGPFAGVLLDRWRRRQVLVRANLLRAAMVLGVAVLIALDVEGPVLYLAVLACLSVNRFFLAGLSASLPHVVPRHELVMANAVTPTSGTVAALLGGGAGYLLVAALGGGDAADAQTAVVAALAYAGSALVARTMHPDLLGPDPDEGRPATREALRHVASGFLDGARHVRSHPRAAHALAAIGGHRFCYGVSTFTVILLYRNHFNPPQDVQAGLGGLAAAVSASGLGFFTAALVTPWVTARVSKQAWVTACLLLAGAVQAVYLVRLDEVLVVLGAFLLGVSAQGSKICVDTLVQESVDDAFRGRVFSLYDVLFNVAFVAAAGATALVLPPSGVSAPVVLAVALGYAGTGLAYARASRRWAARVPTA, encoded by the coding sequence GTGTCCTTCGCCGGCGACCTGCGCGACGTGCTGCGCGGGCGCGACTTCCGGCGGCTCTACGCCACGCGGCTGAGCAGCCAGTTCGCCGACGGCGTCCTGCAGGTGGCCCTGGCCAGCCTGTTCTTCTTCTCCCCGGAGCGCCAGACGACGGCGGGCGGCATCGCGGCGGCCTTCACCGTGCTGCTGCTGCCCTACTCGCTCGTCGGCCCCTTCGCCGGGGTGCTGCTGGACCGCTGGCGCCGGCGGCAGGTGCTCGTGCGCGCCAACCTGCTGCGCGCCGCGATGGTGCTCGGCGTCGCGGTGCTCATCGCCCTCGACGTCGAGGGGCCGGTCCTCTACCTGGCGGTGCTCGCCTGCCTGTCGGTGAACCGCTTCTTCCTCGCCGGGCTGTCCGCCTCCCTGCCGCACGTCGTCCCCCGGCACGAGCTCGTCATGGCCAACGCGGTGACGCCCACCTCCGGGACGGTCGCGGCCCTGCTCGGCGGCGGCGCGGGCTACCTCCTGGTCGCCGCGCTCGGGGGCGGCGACGCCGCCGACGCGCAGACCGCGGTGGTGGCGGCCCTGGCCTACGCCGGCTCGGCGCTCGTCGCGCGCACGATGCACCCCGACCTGCTGGGCCCCGACCCCGACGAGGGCCGGCCCGCGACCCGCGAGGCCCTGCGGCACGTCGCGTCCGGCTTCCTCGACGGCGCCCGGCACGTGCGCAGCCACCCGCGCGCCGCCCACGCGCTCGCCGCGATCGGGGGGCACCGCTTCTGCTACGGCGTGTCCACCTTCACGGTGATCCTGCTGTACCGGAACCACTTCAACCCCCCGCAGGACGTGCAGGCCGGGCTCGGCGGCCTCGCCGCCGCCGTGAGCGCCTCGGGCCTCGGCTTCTTCACCGCGGCGCTCGTGACGCCCTGGGTCACCGCCCGCGTGTCGAAGCAGGCGTGGGTCACCGCCTGCCTCCTGCTCGCCGGCGCCGTCCAGGCGGTGTACCTCGTCCGGCTCGACGAGGTGCTCGTCGTCCTCGGCGCCTTCCTGCTCGGCGTCAGCGCGCAGGGGTCCAAGATCTGCGTCGACACCCTGGTGCAGGAGAGCGTCGACGACGCCTTCCGCGGCCGCGTCTTCAGCCTGTACGACGTCCTCTTCAACGTCGCCTTCGTCGCCGCGGCGGGCGCTACGGCGCTGGTGCTCCCCCCGTCGGGCGTCTCCGCGCCCGTCGTGCTCGCGGTCGCGCTCGGGTACGCCGGGACCGGCCTGGCCTACGCCCGGGCGTCCCGGCGCTGGGCCGCACGGGTGCCGACGGCCTGA
- a CDS encoding glycosyltransferase family 87 protein: MRGNEEGAPDRVLPSREDPVARATSEVLGGPLGPRALAGVSAARALPVLLALTTLAMVLAVLVKQHCRTQGWDAPGQFVHLCYSDLPSLFFFRDIGSGAVPYLSDVPPDAVVEYPVLTGLVMWVTALLVPGSGETAERALTYFDVNVVGLAACALVLVWATAVTARRRPWDALLVAVSPSLVLAATVNWDLWAVALLALSMLAWARERPVLAGVLLGLATAAKFYPLLVLGPLLVLCLRAGLLRTWWRTLGAAVLAWLAVNVPVALAAPEEWARFYLFSRERGAGFSSVWYVMYQQGVGVPTVSALNLLATGLLVACCAGVAWLAVAAPRRPRLAQLAFLVVAAFLLTNKVYSPQYVLWLLPLAALARPVWRDHLVWTAGEVVHFVGIWLFLAGFPNDGDPDRALPEGPYGVTVLLHVAGTLWLVALVVRDVLHPEHDPVRASGDDDPHGGPLDGAPDRLVLGPARRAARARHAAPAVRP; the protein is encoded by the coding sequence GTGCGAGGGAACGAGGAGGGCGCGCCGGACCGGGTGCTGCCGAGCCGGGAGGACCCGGTCGCCCGGGCGACGTCCGAGGTGCTCGGCGGGCCGCTGGGCCCCCGGGCGCTGGCCGGGGTGTCCGCGGCGCGGGCGCTGCCGGTGCTGCTGGCGCTGACGACGCTCGCGATGGTCCTGGCGGTGCTCGTCAAGCAGCACTGCCGCACGCAGGGGTGGGACGCGCCGGGGCAGTTCGTCCACCTCTGCTACTCCGACCTGCCCTCGCTGTTCTTCTTCCGCGACATCGGCAGCGGGGCGGTGCCCTACCTGTCCGACGTGCCGCCGGACGCCGTCGTGGAGTACCCGGTGCTCACCGGGCTCGTCATGTGGGTGACGGCCCTGCTCGTGCCGGGGTCCGGGGAGACGGCCGAGCGGGCCCTGACGTACTTCGACGTCAACGTCGTCGGCCTCGCCGCCTGCGCGCTCGTGCTCGTCTGGGCGACGGCGGTGACCGCCCGGCGCCGGCCGTGGGACGCGCTGCTCGTGGCGGTGTCGCCCAGCCTGGTCCTCGCCGCCACGGTCAACTGGGACCTGTGGGCGGTGGCGCTGCTCGCCCTGTCGATGCTCGCCTGGGCCCGCGAGCGCCCGGTGCTCGCCGGGGTGCTCCTCGGCCTCGCGACGGCGGCGAAGTTCTACCCGCTGCTCGTGCTCGGGCCGCTGCTCGTGCTCTGCCTGCGCGCCGGGCTGCTGCGCACCTGGTGGCGCACCCTCGGCGCGGCCGTGCTCGCCTGGCTCGCCGTCAACGTGCCGGTGGCCCTCGCCGCGCCCGAGGAGTGGGCCCGCTTCTACCTCTTCTCCCGCGAGCGCGGCGCCGGCTTCAGCTCGGTCTGGTACGTCATGTACCAGCAGGGCGTCGGCGTGCCGACCGTCTCGGCGCTCAACCTGCTCGCGACCGGCCTGCTCGTCGCGTGCTGCGCCGGCGTCGCGTGGCTGGCGGTCGCGGCGCCGCGGCGCCCGCGCCTGGCCCAGCTGGCCTTCCTCGTCGTCGCGGCGTTCCTGCTGACCAACAAGGTCTACAGCCCGCAGTACGTCCTGTGGCTCCTCCCGCTCGCGGCCCTCGCCCGGCCGGTGTGGCGCGACCACCTCGTGTGGACCGCCGGCGAGGTCGTGCACTTCGTGGGCATCTGGCTCTTCCTCGCCGGCTTCCCGAACGACGGGGACCCGGACCGGGCGCTGCCCGAGGGGCCGTACGGCGTGACGGTGCTGCTGCACGTCGCCGGCACCCTCTGGCTCGTCGCCCTCGTCGTGCGCGACGTGCTGCACCCGGAGCACGACCCGGTGCGCGCCAGCGGCGACGACGACCCGCACGGGGGGCCGCTGGACGGCGCGCCCGACCGCCTCGTGCTCGGGCCCGCCCGCCGCGCCGCCCGCGCCCGGCACGCGGCGCCGGCGGTCCGGCCCTGA
- a CDS encoding ScyD/ScyE family protein gives MTRTTRSTRSARSARRALGTTAAAVGAAAALAVPLAAPAGAAVPAPTVVASGLVGPLGLAVSEPGDVYVAQSFAGLVTQVGAPAPVAVVEGGSPNGVEVLSDGSVAYTYTAGTPEAPEAKLVKVRANGTRQVLGDLARHEIRNNPDGKVTYGFKGITADCRAQVPDFIGGAPQKGDVNPNPYKVAELGKGRYVVADAGANALLRVGPDRKVSTLAVLPPVGVRITGAIAEGLGLPDCTVGSRYDLHPVPTDVEVGPDGMLYVTSLPGGPEDGSLGALGGVFRVDPATGSVKRVVTGLVSAVDLAVDHDGTMYVAELFAGKITKIAKGKKSTLAEVPLPGAVELHHEHLYATTEVLPAPEAAPDGKVLRWTLR, from the coding sequence GTGACCCGCACCACCCGCTCGACCCGCTCGGCCCGCTCGGCTCGCCGGGCGCTGGGCACGACCGCCGCCGCGGTGGGGGCCGCGGCAGCGCTCGCCGTACCGCTCGCCGCGCCGGCCGGTGCGGCGGTCCCGGCGCCGACCGTCGTCGCCTCCGGGCTCGTCGGCCCGCTGGGCCTCGCCGTGAGCGAGCCCGGCGACGTCTACGTCGCGCAGTCCTTCGCCGGCCTCGTCACGCAGGTCGGCGCGCCGGCTCCGGTGGCCGTCGTCGAGGGCGGCTCGCCGAACGGCGTCGAGGTGCTCAGCGACGGCTCCGTCGCCTACACCTACACCGCGGGCACCCCCGAGGCGCCCGAGGCCAAGCTGGTCAAGGTGCGGGCCAACGGCACCCGCCAGGTCCTCGGCGACCTCGCCCGGCACGAGATCCGGAACAACCCCGACGGCAAGGTGACCTACGGCTTCAAGGGGATCACCGCCGACTGCCGGGCGCAGGTGCCGGACTTCATCGGCGGGGCGCCGCAGAAGGGCGACGTCAACCCCAACCCGTACAAGGTGGCCGAGCTCGGCAAGGGCCGCTACGTCGTGGCCGACGCCGGGGCGAACGCGCTCCTGCGGGTCGGGCCGGACCGCAAGGTCTCCACGCTCGCCGTCCTGCCGCCGGTCGGCGTGCGGATCACCGGGGCCATCGCCGAGGGCCTCGGCCTGCCCGACTGCACCGTCGGCTCCCGGTACGACCTGCACCCCGTCCCGACCGACGTCGAGGTCGGCCCCGACGGCATGCTCTACGTGACCAGCCTGCCGGGCGGCCCCGAGGACGGCAGCCTCGGCGCCCTCGGCGGCGTCTTCCGCGTCGACCCGGCCACCGGCTCGGTCAAGCGCGTCGTCACGGGCCTGGTCAGCGCCGTCGACCTGGCCGTGGACCACGACGGCACGATGTACGTCGCCGAGCTCTTCGCGGGCAAGATCACCAAGATCGCGAAGGGGAAGAAGTCGACGCTCGCCGAGGTGCCGCTGCCCGGTGCCGTCGAGCTGCACCACGAGCACCTCTACGCCACGACCGAAGTGCTCCCGGCCCCGGAGGCGGCGCCGGACGGCAAGGTCCTGCGCTGGACGCTGCGCTGA
- a CDS encoding inositol-3-phosphate synthase encodes MAPIRVAIVGVGNCAASLVQGVEYYKDADPQSRVPGLMHVQFGEYHVRDVQFVAAFDVDAKKVGQDLADAIGASENNTIKIADVPPTGVVVQRGHTLDGLGKYYREMVVESEDAPVDVVAALREAQVDVLVCYLPVGSEDAARFYAQCAIDAGVAFVNALPVFIAGTKEWADKFEAAGVPIVGDDIKSQVGATITHRVLTKLFEDRGVTVDRTYQLNVGGNMDFMNMLERERLESKKISKTQSVTSQMQQDIGKRNVHIGPSDYVAWLDDRKWAFVRLEGRNFGDVPLSLEYKLEVWDSPNSAGIIIDAVRAAKIAKDRGIGGPILSASSYFMKSPPVQYTDDEAREAVEGFIAGTVER; translated from the coding sequence GTGGCACCGATCCGCGTGGCCATCGTCGGCGTGGGCAACTGCGCCGCCTCGCTCGTGCAGGGCGTGGAGTACTACAAGGACGCGGACCCGCAGTCGCGCGTGCCCGGGCTCATGCACGTGCAGTTCGGCGAGTACCACGTCCGCGACGTCCAGTTCGTCGCCGCGTTCGACGTCGACGCCAAGAAGGTCGGCCAGGACCTCGCCGACGCCATCGGCGCCAGCGAGAACAACACGATCAAGATCGCCGACGTGCCGCCGACCGGCGTCGTCGTCCAGCGCGGCCACACCCTCGACGGGCTCGGCAAGTACTACCGCGAGATGGTCGTGGAGTCCGAGGACGCCCCGGTCGACGTCGTCGCCGCGCTGCGCGAGGCGCAGGTCGACGTGCTCGTCTGCTACCTGCCGGTCGGCTCCGAGGACGCGGCGCGCTTCTACGCGCAGTGCGCCATCGACGCCGGGGTGGCCTTCGTCAACGCGCTGCCGGTCTTCATCGCCGGCACCAAGGAGTGGGCGGACAAGTTCGAGGCGGCCGGCGTGCCGATCGTCGGCGACGACATCAAGTCCCAGGTCGGCGCCACCATCACCCACCGCGTGCTCACCAAGCTCTTCGAGGACCGCGGCGTCACCGTCGACCGGACGTACCAGCTCAACGTCGGCGGCAACATGGACTTCATGAACATGCTCGAGCGCGAGCGGCTCGAGTCCAAGAAGATCTCCAAGACGCAGTCCGTGACCTCGCAGATGCAGCAGGACATCGGCAAGCGCAACGTCCACATCGGCCCGTCCGACTACGTCGCGTGGCTCGACGACCGCAAGTGGGCGTTCGTCCGGCTCGAGGGCCGCAACTTCGGCGACGTGCCGCTCTCGCTCGAGTACAAGCTCGAGGTCTGGGACTCGCCGAACTCGGCGGGCATCATCATCGACGCCGTCCGCGCGGCGAAGATCGCCAAGGACCGGGGGATCGGCGGCCCGATCCTCTCCGCGTCGTCCTACTTCATGAAGAGCCCGCCGGTGCAGTACACCGACGACGAGGCCCGCGAGGCCGTCGAGGGCTTCATCGCCGGCACCGTGGAGCGCTGA
- a CDS encoding transglycosylase domain-containing protein, producing the protein MKIRYPRQGVPGVRRFLPSWKLVVGLGALGVLAVVGAFGVAYALTDVPEENEEATAQASIVTWADGREMGRFGVTNREAVDVTTLPDHVTRAVLAAEDRSFYENSGVSPRGIARSAWNNLRSDATQGGSTITQQYVKNVYLTQDRTLSRKAREFFIALKVDRERSKDEILEGYLDTIYWGRSSYGIQTAAKAYFGVSAQELTVAQAAYLAGIIQSPGSYDPAQDPERARARWEHVLDAMVEEGWLAPEQRARQRFPELVEHTRTNRYAGTTGYLLEQVRRELRAKGFTDAEIDGGGLRVRTTFDRRAQRDAEEAVREEGPDEVPDDVDLHTALVALRPGDGGVVAMYGGEDYLEKQYDDAVQGATQPGSTFKPFALAAALEDGISLETTFDGSDERSFEEYEDGRPVPNFGGGDYGWIDLVTATESSVNTVYVDLGLEVGPERVMDAAVRAGIPPTTEDLNAYPSNVLGVANVHPVDLAEAYGTFAAQGVHADWYTVAEVRSPEGELLLKGGGGAQRVFDEDAMADLTYALTQVVEDGSGYAAQDLGRPAAGKTGTTNGGRSAWFAGYVPQLTGVVALWDGDDDPSLDGVGGRSSVTGGSFPASIWTAFMEAALDDLDLPEEDFPDRAYVGDEDRGSAPEPTDSTQDEPAGEPSESPTEEPVEEPSESPSEEPSESPSEEPTAADPSPTDEPTREEPVEEPTDGPTGGDGGGGEGGDGGDGGDQGGDQGGDQGGDQGGGTGGGQGVAAPPATPGVREP; encoded by the coding sequence GTGAAGATCCGCTACCCCCGCCAGGGCGTGCCGGGCGTGCGCCGCTTCCTGCCCTCGTGGAAGCTCGTCGTCGGCCTGGGCGCCCTCGGCGTGCTCGCCGTCGTCGGCGCGTTCGGCGTGGCGTACGCCCTGACCGACGTCCCGGAGGAGAACGAGGAGGCCACGGCCCAGGCCTCCATCGTCACCTGGGCCGACGGGCGCGAGATGGGCCGCTTCGGCGTGACGAACCGCGAGGCGGTCGACGTCACGACGCTGCCGGACCACGTCACGCGGGCCGTGCTGGCCGCGGAGGACCGCTCCTTCTACGAGAACAGCGGCGTCAGCCCGCGCGGCATCGCCCGCTCGGCGTGGAACAACCTGCGCAGCGACGCCACCCAGGGCGGCTCGACGATCACGCAGCAGTACGTGAAGAACGTGTACCTCACGCAGGACCGCACGCTCTCGCGCAAGGCCCGCGAGTTCTTCATCGCGCTCAAGGTCGACCGCGAGCGGAGCAAGGACGAGATCCTCGAGGGCTACCTCGACACGATCTACTGGGGCCGCTCGTCGTACGGGATCCAGACGGCCGCCAAGGCGTACTTCGGGGTGAGCGCGCAGGAGCTCACCGTGGCGCAGGCGGCGTACCTCGCCGGGATCATCCAGTCGCCCGGGTCCTACGACCCGGCGCAGGACCCGGAGCGGGCGCGGGCGCGCTGGGAGCACGTGCTCGACGCCATGGTCGAGGAGGGCTGGCTGGCGCCGGAGCAGCGGGCGCGCCAGCGGTTCCCCGAGCTGGTGGAGCACACCCGCACCAACCGCTACGCCGGCACGACCGGGTACCTGCTCGAGCAGGTGCGCCGCGAGCTGCGCGCGAAGGGCTTCACCGACGCGGAGATCGACGGCGGGGGCCTGCGGGTGCGCACGACGTTCGACCGCCGCGCCCAGCGCGACGCCGAGGAGGCGGTGCGCGAGGAGGGCCCGGACGAGGTGCCCGACGACGTCGACCTGCACACCGCGCTCGTCGCGCTGCGCCCCGGCGACGGCGGCGTGGTCGCGATGTACGGCGGCGAGGACTACCTGGAGAAGCAGTACGACGACGCCGTGCAGGGCGCGACGCAGCCCGGCTCGACGTTCAAGCCGTTCGCGCTGGCGGCCGCGCTCGAGGACGGCATCTCGCTGGAGACGACCTTCGACGGCTCGGACGAGCGCAGCTTCGAGGAGTACGAGGACGGGCGCCCGGTCCCGAACTTCGGCGGCGGCGACTACGGCTGGATCGACCTCGTGACCGCGACCGAGAGCTCGGTCAACACGGTCTACGTCGACCTGGGCCTGGAGGTGGGCCCGGAGAGGGTCATGGACGCGGCCGTCCGGGCCGGCATCCCGCCGACCACCGAGGACCTCAACGCGTACCCGTCGAACGTCCTCGGCGTGGCCAACGTCCACCCGGTCGACCTCGCCGAGGCGTACGGCACCTTCGCCGCGCAGGGCGTGCACGCGGACTGGTACACGGTCGCCGAGGTCCGCTCGCCCGAGGGCGAGCTGCTGCTCAAGGGCGGCGGCGGCGCGCAGCGCGTCTTCGACGAGGACGCGATGGCCGACCTCACGTACGCCCTCACCCAGGTCGTGGAGGACGGCTCCGGCTACGCCGCGCAGGACCTCGGCCGCCCGGCGGCCGGCAAGACCGGCACGACGAACGGCGGGCGCTCGGCGTGGTTCGCCGGGTACGTCCCGCAGCTCACCGGCGTCGTGGCGCTGTGGGACGGCGACGACGACCCGAGCCTCGACGGGGTCGGCGGGCGCAGCAGCGTGACCGGCGGCTCCTTCCCGGCGAGCATCTGGACGGCCTTCATGGAGGCCGCCCTCGACGACCTCGACCTGCCCGAGGAGGACTTCCCCGACCGGGCGTACGTCGGCGACGAGGACCGCGGCTCGGCGCCCGAGCCGACGGACAGCACGCAGGACGAGCCCGCCGGGGAGCCGTCGGAGTCCCCGACCGAGGAGCCGGTCGAGGAGCCGTCGGAGTCGCCGAGCGAGGAGCCCTCGGAGTCCCCCTCCGAGGAGCCGACGGCGGCGGACCCGAGCCCGACGGACGAGCCGACCCGCGAGGAGCCGGTCGAGGAGCCCACCGACGGCCCGACCGGCGGCGACGGCGGCGGCGGTGAGGGCGGCGACGGCGGCGACGGCGGCGACCAGGGCGGCGACCAGGGCGGCGACCAGGGCGGCGACCAGGGCGGCGGCACCGGCGGCGGCCAGGGCGTCGCGGCGCCGCCGGCGACCCCCGGGGTCCGCGAGCCCTGA
- a CDS encoding CCA tRNA nucleotidyltransferase — MSTALAAARRRAVEGLLQATPVAVELGERFRAAGHELAVVGGPVRDAVLGRVSADLDFTTDARPEQVRPLLRGWADAVWDVGVAFGTLGARKGEVHVEITTYRAEAYDRTSRKPTVTYGASLEDDLARRDFTVNAMAVTLPDLRFVDPYGGLRDLAAGLLRTPGTPEESFSDDPLRMLRAARFAAQLMFHVEPAVVAAMTAMAERLDIVSAERVRDELSKLLLATAPRRGLALLVDTGLAARFLPELPKLRLEVDEHHRHKDVYEHSLTVLDQAIALEDEDGPDLVLRLAALLHDIGKPKTRRFEPRGGVSFHHHEVVGADMARHRLKALKYPKDVVDDVARLVELHLRFHGYGTGVWTDAAVRRYVRDAGHLLPRLHRLTRSDCTTRNRRKAEALRRAYDSLEVRIAELAEQEELGKVRPDLDGNAIMALLGVPPGPVVGRAYQHLLELRLDRGPLGPESAEEELRRWWAEQQQG; from the coding sequence CTGAGCACGGCGCTCGCCGCGGCCCGGCGCCGGGCGGTCGAGGGACTGCTGCAGGCGACGCCGGTGGCCGTCGAGCTGGGGGAGCGCTTCCGGGCCGCGGGCCACGAGCTGGCGGTCGTCGGCGGGCCGGTGCGCGACGCGGTGCTCGGCCGGGTGAGCGCCGACCTCGACTTCACCACCGACGCCCGTCCCGAGCAGGTGCGTCCCCTGCTGCGCGGATGGGCCGATGCGGTGTGGGACGTGGGCGTCGCCTTCGGCACGCTGGGCGCCCGCAAGGGCGAGGTGCACGTCGAGATCACGACCTACCGGGCGGAGGCCTACGACCGCACGTCGCGCAAGCCGACGGTGACGTACGGCGCCTCGCTGGAGGACGACCTCGCCCGGCGCGACTTCACCGTCAACGCGATGGCCGTGACGCTGCCCGACCTGCGCTTCGTCGACCCGTACGGAGGGCTGCGCGACCTCGCCGCCGGGCTGCTGCGGACCCCGGGGACGCCGGAGGAGTCTTTCTCGGACGACCCGCTGCGCATGCTGCGGGCCGCCCGCTTCGCCGCGCAGCTGATGTTCCACGTGGAACCGGCCGTGGTGGCCGCCATGACGGCGATGGCCGAGCGGCTCGACATCGTCTCCGCCGAGCGGGTGCGCGACGAGCTGTCCAAGCTGCTGCTGGCGACCGCGCCCCGCCGGGGCCTGGCCCTGCTCGTCGACACCGGGCTGGCCGCCCGCTTCCTGCCCGAGCTGCCCAAGCTGCGGCTCGAGGTCGACGAGCACCACCGGCACAAGGACGTCTACGAGCACAGCCTCACCGTGCTGGACCAGGCGATCGCCCTGGAGGACGAGGACGGCCCCGACCTCGTGCTGCGCCTGGCCGCCCTGCTGCACGACATCGGCAAGCCCAAGACCCGCCGGTTCGAGCCGCGCGGCGGGGTGTCCTTCCACCACCACGAAGTGGTCGGCGCGGACATGGCCCGGCACCGGCTCAAGGCGCTGAAGTACCCGAAGGACGTCGTCGACGACGTCGCCCGGCTCGTGGAGCTGCACCTGCGGTTCCACGGCTACGGCACGGGGGTCTGGACCGACGCCGCGGTCCGCCGCTACGTCCGCGACGCGGGCCACCTGCTGCCGCGGCTGCACCGGCTGACCCGCTCGGACTGCACCACCCGCAACCGCCGCAAGGCCGAGGCGCTGCGCCGGGCGTACGACTCGCTCGAGGTGCGCATCGCCGAGCTCGCCGAGCAGGAGGAGCTGGGCAAGGTCCGTCCGGACCTCGACGGCAACGCGATCATGGCGCTGCTCGGCGTCCCGCCGGGCCCGGTGGTGGGGCGGGCGTACCAGCACCTGCTGGAGCTGCGGCTCGACCGCGGTCCGCTGGGGCCCGAGTCCGCCGAGGAGGAGCTGCGCCGCTGGTGGGCGGAGCAGCAGCAGGGCTGA
- a CDS encoding PadR family transcriptional regulator encodes MARRVGILELAVLGLLHEGPMHGYELRKRLTALLGSLRAFSYGSLYPCLKQMVAQGWIVEDGDADPTAPALGPRRSKTVYRLTAEGKERFQTVLAENGPAAWEDEGFGVRFAFFGRTDAEVRLRILEGRRSRLEERLGGLRASLQRTRERLDGYTLELQRHGLESVEREVRWLSEVIDSERDGAARSGPPPGHPAPAAADAATARPDRDPHGG; translated from the coding sequence ATGGCACGGCGCGTCGGCATCCTCGAGCTCGCCGTCCTCGGGCTGCTCCACGAGGGGCCCATGCACGGGTACGAGCTGCGCAAGCGGCTCACCGCCCTGCTCGGCTCGCTCCGCGCGTTCTCGTACGGCTCGCTCTACCCCTGCCTCAAGCAGATGGTGGCCCAGGGGTGGATCGTCGAGGACGGGGACGCCGACCCCACCGCGCCGGCGCTGGGCCCTCGCCGCTCCAAGACCGTCTACCGGCTCACCGCCGAGGGCAAGGAGCGCTTCCAGACCGTCCTGGCCGAGAACGGCCCGGCGGCGTGGGAGGACGAGGGCTTCGGCGTGCGCTTCGCCTTCTTCGGGCGCACCGACGCCGAGGTGCGCCTGCGCATCCTCGAGGGTCGGCGCAGCCGCCTCGAGGAGCGGCTCGGGGGCCTGCGGGCCTCCCTGCAGCGCACCCGCGAGCGCCTCGACGGCTACACGCTCGAGCTGCAGCGCCACGGGCTCGAGTCGGTGGAGCGGGAGGTGCGGTGGCTCAGCGAGGTCATCGACAGCGAGCGCGACGGCGCGGCCCGCAGCGGCCCGCCCCCCGGGCACCCGGCCCCAGCCGCGGCGGACGCCGCGACGGCACGACCTGACAGGGACCCCCACGGGGGATGA